ATCATGTATATAACTTATAGATATGCCATTTTCAGGTAGAAGAATCACTTTCCGTATATTTGGAATTTGTCTCTGGTGGTTCTATCCAAAAGTTACTTCAGGAGTATGGTCCATTTAAGGAACCTGTTATTCAAAATTATACCAGGAAGATTGTCTCTGGACTTGCCTATCTGCATGGAAGAAATACGGTACACAGGTAATCTGTTATTCCTACTCAATTTATAACATTGCATTTAAGCTTCTTTATTCTTTCATATTATCAACGTGGTTTCCTTTTGGCAGGGATATTAAAGGGGCAAACATTCTAGTTGATCCTAATGGTGAAATCAAATTGGCTGACTTTGGAATGGCTAAACATGTATGTTCATCTTATCCTGTAAACAACAAATTGCTTCTAGCTCACTTCAAAAGTGAACTACATCTACTGTTttgttagaaaaaataattaattatgcatGTGATAGTAAAATTAGGTGAGAGTTGTTACTTAAAATTATTTCGCTTGCTCAAGGTCAAAAGTAGCAAGTATACTGATTCCTAGTAGCAGAGACATCTCCTCTCTGTTGGATGCACACGCTCCATCTCACATACGTGTACTCCCAGTATCTCACCCTTACACGATGCATTCCACTCCCTCAAACACAAACTCTGTTTCTCTGaagtgttttatatttttttactagaTTTTATTTTACTGCTACAAAGAAAATGTAATCTAGAGAGCTTAAACaatgattttgtattttttattcatttttaatgCATTATCTCTGACATTTTATGGTTCTTGACCAGATAACTTCTTCTGCCTCAATGCTTTCATTCAAAGGAAGTCCATACTGGATGGCACCTGAGGTAAGTTGTTTTTCCTATTCTTCTGcaatgttgattttttttttaagtcagcatattcttctcttctttctcacCGTAACCACTTTCTAATGATATTTCCCTTTTAGGTTGTGATGAATACAAATGGCTATAGTCTTCCGGTTGATATATGGAGCTTGGGATGCACAATTATTGAAATGGCAACATCTAAACCTCCATGGAGTCAGTATGAAGGGGTAAGATAATTGATATTTCAGAACTAGCCTTTACTTGTAtgattctgtttgatgaatatGAATGgctaatttttgttgttgtgttggATTGAATAGGTAGCTGCCATATTTAAAATTGGGAACAGCAAAGATATGCCAGAAATCCCTGAGCATCTTTCCAGTGATGCAAAAAATTTCATCAAGTTATGCTTACAAAGAGACCCATCTGCTCGCCCAACGGCCCAAAAGTTACTAGACCACCATCCCTTCATTCAAGATCAATCAGCAACAAAAGCTGCAAATGTCAGCATAACTAGAGATGCTTTCCCTTACGTGTCTGATGGAAGCCGGACACCGGTACACAGTCTTggctatatatttattttctttgataTGTTGTGTTACTTCTTACATACTAGTTCCTGGCATGCTGCAATTGTCCTGAAATTTGGATGACTGAAGATGTTATAAAGtatttgattatatataaaGATGATGCACAAATACTTGATATATCAATAGACTTAGTTATTATCTATATGCCAAATCACTATGATTCAATGTCTGGATATCATATATTGGCTTGTTTAGGTCTTCCAGTCATGTATGTAGATGCATTTTGTACTCCATCTTATGTATAGTACTATTAAGCTCTAAAGTAAATGAAGTGGTATAATAACCTTCCCCTAATTGGTTGTCCACATCATTGTTGTGTTTGTTTATAACTTAGGCTGCATACATTTCCTTTGGAATTTGATCTTCTTCCTGCTTTTGAATGATGTTGACTTGTTTTGATGCATATCACATGTATTGGTTAAGTTCGTATGGCAGAAAAGCCAGAAAAAGTTGAAGTTGGAGAATAAACAAAGGAAGTCATTCCTTGGTTTTGAgtgaaaaggaaaatatatgAATAGACCATCGCAGTGGAGTAGATATTACAGGGGACTTAAATGTTGTCAGAATTATGTGGAGGATCCCACTAGTTTTTTAGTCaagatttttctttttcaaataagGTTCATTTTGTAGATTAATAAACTTGTGATGTCAGTTTGTCCAAATTCTCGTAAAATTTAAAGCATGAATGCATGATATTAGGAACACACCAAGTTCCTTTGAAACTAGTTGATCTGGGGAACAAACCCCAACCAGGACTCTTTTGCTTGTATGTTACCTCCCTGTTACATGTCTCGGGCCTATttctaacaaaaacaaaataaagatttcTAAAATTTAACACACATTTCTTGCCCTGAATAATGTGGTTTCAAAGTTGGACTTTCTGAATAAATGTTAAGAGTTAACGTTTTCATCATTTTTATCTGTTTGCAGCCTGTGTTAGAGTCCCATTCGAACCGAACAAGTATAACTTCCCTCGATGGAGATTATGCATCAAAGCCAGCTCTTGCAGCCCCACGTGCGTTAAGAAGTCCAAGGTAAAATATCCACCTATTAACCATAATTAAGGAACGGATTTAGATCTTGAAATTCTTTTGTGATTCCCTTTGTTCAGAGATAGCACAAGAATGATCACATCTTTACCTGTATCTCCCTCTTCAAGTCCATTGCGACGGTATGGGCCAACGCACCAGAGCTGTTTCTTTTCTCCTCCTCATCCAGCTTATACAATAATGGGACAAAGTAGTTACACTTTGAATGACGCATGCTCATTTCCTGTAAGGTCAAATGCCACGTTGACTCTTGATCCTCGGCATGAAACATCTCGGTACAAAGCCAATACACCACCTGGTGGATCTCCAAGAATGAGACTCATTTGAGTTGAATTTGTAAATAGCTACAGAACTAAAATATCTGTCTCACCAGTCGTTCGTGGATGGACTTCAATATGGACTCTGAAGCACAAACTATCCAAAAGATTCTGGTCCATTCTTTATACATGAAAACCAGATGACAGAAAAAATGATTCTGGCCGTAAGCTCTTGGTGCATTGGATTGGGGTGGGGAGACTTTGCTGCTTGTAACAATTTCTTGATTATTGTAAATGCGATGTCTTACTATGTTTGTAGTAACTTTATGTTGTATAATGCTAGTTCATGgcagtataaaaaaataaaaaaagtaacttTCACAGCCACTCTTTTCGTGTTTGAATTAGACATTCTGTTTAAGATCAGGTACTTGTACGGCAGCATGAACAAATTAGCTGATTAGCATCACCGGATCAGAAGCATTTTATTCACTTTCATGTGAAATTTTGGAAAGGTAGTTAGTATAGGACTATAAAGAGAATATGATCTCAACCAATTGTTcgataatttatatttaatttttttaatttatgagaAAAAATGAATGATATTTAGTTATATAGAAATGAATAATATGATTTGTATGGAACTGaaagatattttgttttttgacTTAGAAGGAGGGAGAAACTCACTCATATGTAACATTTTCTAAGTGTTAGATGGTAGATCTCCAATCTTGCCCACATGAATGAATATGTGTTATTCAGGACAGGTGGACACATATACTTTCATGGTATATATCATGTCATGGGTTACCTTCGATTCCACATCATGTCGATGAATGATTCTCATACACAACCTataattttatgaatattttatctAGTAGACCCAACAAACATTGTCTTACTATTGTAATGTTGCACTAGTCAAGATTCTTGATTTGTCTAACTCTTTTTTATCTCCATCATCAAACTTAACCCCTATCAGGTAAATTTAGAGATAGTAACTCTTGCTTAACTGATCTGCAGATCACATTACCTATTTTCCACCCACCATCTTTGTTTGATCTTAGTTCAAAGAAGTGTTAAGAGAGTAGTTATTCCACCAATATATTTGTGGACAGTTACATATAACACTAGTATTACACTAAGAAGAGAATCTCACAGAAATTATTCAtacaaatctttttgaaaaattctctttatctattttgaattttaatatgTATTTGTGGGTGTAAACGAATCTTATAAATAtagattttgttttcttttttatctgcTTTGGATAAGTTTAGGATTTAGaaattttgtatataattaattattttgatattcgATTTACATGTTGTAAATTGATATTCATCTAGGTGCGATCTTCTTTCCATTTATGATTTATGCTTTAGTatataactaatgaattttggttagaaaataacatttataataccAATTAGACAGTCTTAGTGTACGAAAAGTGActattaaaactattaaaaagtCTTTATTTAAATAGTAATTATGAGTTATAATTTTAAGTGTTCTagaaattatagaaaaaaataagttttttgaGTGAAAAATAAAGAGTGTCGTTTCAATTTCAGTTATGCTTGTTGGTGAAGTAAATAACAACAGTAGTGATTTTCTTAACAGAAGGAGATTCTCGGGAGACACAAACAGAATTGCACACACCTTTTTATGTCTAATTCGCAACTTTTGGGCTAACCtatcttcttcaatttgttttttCCTTTGGATTTCATTCGTTAGGTAATTCACAAATTCCTCGATACATTTCTTTTTCAtcatgaactgaaatcaatttatattcttattttgtCGGTGATGAAGGGTTTTTGACGCGTGTGATTGATTCAGTTGAGTGCGATGGATTTGAGTTCGGGGACACAAGAATTTGATTATTTGTTCAAGTTGTTGATGATTGGAGACTCTGGGGTTGGCAAGAGTAGTCTTCTTCTCAGTTTCACCACTGATGCttttgaagatctttcccccacTATTGGTCCTTTTATTTCTCCTTTGACTTCTATATTACAATAGCCATTTCTTTGCACCTCGGCGTCTTATTTCAATTGATGCTGCCTCCTGCAGGTGTTGATTTTAAAGTCAAATATGTGACAATGGGGAGTAAAAAGCTTAAGCTTGCAATTTGGGACACTGGTATTCACATATAGTGTCATTTCTTAATTATTGTTTCATTTTGTTGAAGCTCTTGCTTATTCACTCATGGAGGATTTTTGCCTGGTTAGAGTTATTGTGGACAATACCATATTTGACTGACtctgttttttttatacatgtgtatatatgtatataatgcAGCTGGTCAGGAGAGATTCAGAACCCTGACAAGTTCTTACTACCGAGGGGCACA
The sequence above is a segment of the Phaseolus vulgaris cultivar G19833 chromosome 2, P. vulgaris v2.0, whole genome shotgun sequence genome. Coding sequences within it:
- the LOC137812483 gene encoding mitogen-activated protein kinase kinase kinase 3-like; this translates as MPAWWSRKWSKTKEDHEEPEEEEDEEPRAGFPLSFMKSPVAVRRAQLSKSKKNKKKPKSFDDKLKGLPLPRPTHTHTDQIQTFGSLSVSGSSVSSSTSFDDHPISPHFNANRGQDEVRFNVRSKSPGPGSRGPTSPTSPLHPRLHALSLDSPTGKQDERRSECHPLPLPPGSPTSPSSVLSNSITRPNGLLENATSNVSKWRKGKLLGRGTFGHVYLGFNSENGQMCAIKEVKVVSDDQTSRECLKQLNQEINLLNQLSHPNIVQYYGSELVEESLSVYLEFVSGGSIQKLLQEYGPFKEPVIQNYTRKIVSGLAYLHGRNTVHRDIKGANILVDPNGEIKLADFGMAKHITSSASMLSFKGSPYWMAPEVVMNTNGYSLPVDIWSLGCTIIEMATSKPPWSQYEGVAAIFKIGNSKDMPEIPEHLSSDAKNFIKLCLQRDPSARPTAQKLLDHHPFIQDQSATKAANVSITRDAFPYVSDGSRTPPVLESHSNRTSITSLDGDYASKPALAAPRALRSPRDSTRMITSLPVSPSSSPLRRYGPTHQSCFFSPPHPAYTIMGQSSYTLNDACSFPVRSNATLTLDPRHETSRYKANTPPGGSPRMRLI